From the Natrarchaeobaculum aegyptiacum genome, one window contains:
- a CDS encoding PAS domain S-box protein — translation MTSLYESIVRESNDGIFVAQNGEIVYVNRRLREISGYTEGELLGAAKTKLVVTTDEPLVEAHHRARTSGDPAPAQYEVEFETQAGERVPVELSVSEIEYEGETAAVTFCRDLTTQTSRKRDLERRQTFLEHSSDVLFVFDRDGVVTYQSDRTLSPDGPEIVDLEGKTPSEAVHPDDVERMTAAFETLLEHPDDTEVTELRIETTGGDWRWVENRAQNFLDDPEVAGILVSSRDITDRKSRERKLEETKQRLTVALDGTETGVWEWDLETDEVTWTRSMERLFGVEPGAFEGTYDAFAQYVHPDDLPPLERQIEQTVVTGKSLKTEYRIRSGDGGERWGEVRAELVEHEDRSRRLIGIVTDVTDRKERNARIELQSEAMEGAMDGIAILDGDEYVYVNQAHADMFGYEPGELVGNDWRELYDRAEIAWFENEVFPILPEAGEWRGEAIGRAKDGSSLAQELALSLLDSGELICTTRDITERKASKQALETAREELRQIIDLVPDLLFAKNRDGEYLLANEATAEAYGKTVEEIEGKTESTVIPDSDDAKAFRQDDLSVIESGEPAEISEEELTTVDGETRILQTRKIPYQASGSGDDAVLGYARDVTDLKEYERRLETQRDNLEVVNQVVRHDIRNELQVVLAYAATLDEYVEETGQAYVEQVQTAARNAVEITSTARDVTDVMLQSGADCLPIRLQAILETEIESARSNHDNAVVTIDGVIPDARVLADDMLDSVFRNLLSNAIRHNDEDVPEVAVSATVAGDAAVVEIADNGPGIDDDHKARIFEHGEMGLESEGTGIGLYLVDALVERYGGTVRIADNEPKGAIFVVRLPLAEANR, via the coding sequence ATGACCTCGCTGTACGAATCCATCGTCAGGGAGAGCAACGATGGGATCTTCGTCGCCCAGAATGGCGAGATCGTCTACGTCAACCGGCGGCTTCGAGAGATCAGCGGATATACCGAGGGGGAGCTTCTGGGGGCAGCCAAGACGAAACTCGTGGTGACTACGGACGAGCCACTCGTCGAGGCCCACCACCGCGCACGGACGAGTGGTGACCCGGCGCCAGCCCAGTACGAAGTCGAGTTCGAAACGCAGGCTGGCGAGCGGGTTCCCGTCGAACTGTCGGTCAGTGAGATCGAATACGAAGGAGAGACTGCGGCCGTCACGTTCTGTCGTGACCTCACGACACAGACGTCACGCAAACGGGACCTCGAGCGGCGACAGACGTTCCTCGAGCACTCCTCGGACGTGCTCTTCGTCTTCGATCGGGATGGAGTCGTGACCTACCAGTCCGATCGAACGTTGAGTCCCGATGGACCAGAGATCGTCGACCTCGAGGGTAAGACCCCATCGGAGGCCGTCCATCCAGACGACGTCGAACGGATGACAGCAGCGTTCGAGACGCTACTCGAGCATCCCGACGACACCGAAGTAACGGAGCTTCGGATCGAAACGACTGGCGGAGACTGGCGGTGGGTAGAGAACCGGGCCCAGAACTTCCTCGACGACCCCGAGGTAGCTGGTATTCTGGTCAGTTCCCGGGACATTACGGATCGAAAGTCGCGTGAGCGGAAGCTCGAAGAGACGAAGCAGCGACTTACCGTTGCCCTCGACGGGACAGAGACTGGCGTGTGGGAATGGGATCTCGAGACCGACGAGGTCACGTGGACCAGATCCATGGAGCGATTGTTCGGGGTCGAGCCGGGGGCATTCGAGGGGACCTACGACGCGTTCGCACAGTACGTTCACCCGGACGACTTGCCACCGCTAGAACGACAGATCGAACAGACAGTTGTGACCGGCAAATCGCTCAAAACCGAATACCGGATCCGGAGTGGGGACGGGGGAGAACGCTGGGGGGAAGTTCGCGCCGAACTCGTCGAACACGAAGACCGATCACGACGACTGATCGGGATCGTCACCGACGTTACAGACCGCAAAGAGCGCAACGCACGGATCGAACTCCAGTCGGAGGCGATGGAAGGTGCGATGGACGGGATCGCGATTCTCGACGGCGACGAGTACGTCTACGTAAATCAGGCCCACGCAGACATGTTTGGGTACGAACCCGGGGAACTCGTCGGAAACGACTGGCGAGAACTCTACGACAGGGCGGAGATCGCGTGGTTCGAAAACGAGGTGTTCCCGATACTCCCGGAAGCCGGTGAGTGGCGTGGAGAAGCGATCGGGCGAGCGAAGGACGGTTCGTCGCTCGCACAGGAGCTTGCACTCTCGCTCCTCGACAGCGGTGAGCTGATCTGCACCACCAGGGATATTACCGAGCGAAAGGCCTCCAAGCAGGCCCTCGAAACAGCTCGTGAAGAACTTCGGCAGATTATCGATCTGGTACCGGACCTGCTCTTCGCGAAGAACCGTGATGGTGAGTACCTGCTGGCCAACGAGGCGACAGCGGAGGCGTACGGAAAAACCGTCGAAGAAATCGAAGGGAAAACGGAATCGACGGTGATACCGGATTCGGATGACGCCAAAGCGTTCCGGCAGGACGACCTGTCAGTCATCGAATCGGGCGAGCCAGCGGAGATCTCCGAAGAGGAGTTGACGACTGTCGACGGCGAGACCCGGATCCTCCAGACGAGGAAGATCCCGTACCAGGCCTCCGGTAGCGGTGACGACGCGGTGCTTGGATACGCCCGCGACGTGACCGACCTGAAAGAATACGAGCGACGGCTCGAAACACAGCGAGACAACCTCGAGGTTGTCAATCAGGTGGTGCGCCACGATATCCGGAACGAACTGCAGGTGGTGCTTGCGTACGCGGCGACGCTGGACGAATACGTCGAGGAGACCGGGCAGGCGTACGTCGAGCAGGTCCAGACCGCAGCTCGCAACGCTGTCGAGATAACGTCGACCGCCCGCGACGTGACCGACGTGATGTTGCAGTCCGGAGCTGATTGCCTGCCGATCCGGCTTCAGGCGATCCTCGAGACGGAAATAGAAAGCGCCCGGTCGAATCACGACAACGCGGTGGTCACCATCGACGGAGTAATTCCAGACGCCAGGGTACTCGCCGACGATATGCTCGATTCGGTGTTCCGGAACCTGCTGTCGAACGCGATCAGGCACAACGACGAGGACGTTCCGGAGGTTGCCGTCTCGGCGACCGTTGCGGGCGATGCGGCCGTGGTGGAGATTGCCGACAACGGTCCAGGGATCGACGACGATCACAAAGCGCGGATCTTCGAACACGGCGAGATGGGCCTGGAAAGCGAGGGAACCGGCATCGGTCTCTATCTCGTCGATGCGCTCGTCGAACGGTACGGCGGCACCGTTCGCATCGCTGACAACGAGCCGAAAGGGGCGATTTTCGTCGTCAGACTGCCACTCGCCGAGGCGAATCGGTGA
- a CDS encoding HAD family hydrolase, with protein MGTAYDAILFDNDGVLTTPTDRQVLRDAIETAFDRVGEPDPRAEHVQTLVSPTVDSLADVAAAYNVEPGTLWEARERAAIDAQLGELEAGRKRPYDDVDVLSSLETATGIVSNNQHETIENILSHTSIGEFDVWYGREPTIQGIERKKPRPYYLERAISDLGVSNPLYVGDSQKDVVAASTLGIDAAFVRRDHRRGYELSVSPTYEIESLEGLLEVL; from the coding sequence ATGGGAACGGCATACGACGCGATCCTCTTCGACAACGACGGCGTGTTGACCACACCGACCGACCGCCAGGTACTCCGCGACGCGATCGAGACGGCGTTCGACCGCGTTGGGGAACCCGATCCTCGAGCCGAGCACGTCCAGACGCTCGTGAGTCCGACCGTCGACTCGCTGGCCGACGTTGCGGCCGCCTACAACGTCGAACCCGGGACACTCTGGGAGGCCCGCGAACGCGCGGCGATCGACGCCCAGCTCGGCGAACTCGAGGCCGGCCGAAAGCGCCCCTACGACGACGTCGACGTTCTCTCGAGTCTCGAGACGGCGACCGGCATCGTCAGCAACAACCAGCACGAGACGATCGAGAACATTCTTTCGCACACGTCGATCGGTGAGTTCGACGTCTGGTACGGTCGCGAACCGACGATTCAGGGCATCGAGCGGAAGAAACCACGGCCGTACTACCTCGAGCGGGCGATTTCCGATCTGGGCGTCTCGAACCCGCTGTACGTCGGTGACAGTCAGAAAGACGTCGTGGCAGCCTCGACTCTCGGTATCGACGCGGCGTTTGTCCGACGCGATCACCGGCGGGGGTACGAGCTGTCTGTCTCACCGACCTACGAGATCGAGTCGCTCGAGGGCTTGCTCGAGGTACTATAA